From Erigeron canadensis isolate Cc75 chromosome 8, C_canadensis_v1, whole genome shotgun sequence, one genomic window encodes:
- the LOC122579122 gene encoding uncharacterized protein LOC122579122 encodes MEFLKMKRLRKLALNKKPKSPPEPPTTVVEEEPKEAVASSSSTTTTEDDDEEDDDDFIMNEVKRRLKELKRNSFMVLIPEEETTCPEEEQEEEETTCSTDWRDVEAEARHLWSCFGAFYDTYCDRMLFFDRLATQLLKDIGLRNPSTPSPRSVSKKLTSPLRCLSLKKIQHPDEDDTENLQQPDNDPYLHLETLYVSQLCLTWEALHCQYTQLTQQITSHSDISMCYNHSAQQFQQFQVLLQRFIENEPFQRGLRPEIYAHTRNSFSKLLQVPNILGQDRKEMTEEESETLVHATDLIRIIESSILTFQIFIKMDKNKSNGVRNLFGGHNQMLTPLQQVQSSLEKKKVRLKEMWNKRKTGKKNLWPATQEEVELLLGLIDVKVISRVLRMVKISKEQLFWSEEKMKKLDLSATGKLQRDPSPILFPY; translated from the exons ATGgagtttttaaaaatgaaaaggttgAGAAAATTAGCCCTAAACAAGAAGCCAAAATCCCCTCCTGAGCCTCCGACGACGGTGGTCGAAGAAGAACCCAAAGAGGCcgttgcttcttcttcttctactactaCAACAGAGGACGACGACGAGGAAGATGACGATGATTTTATCATGAATGAAGTTAAGAGGCGGTTGAAAGAACTTAAAAGAAACAGCTTTATGGTGTTGATACCTGAAGAAGAAACAACTTGTcctgaagaagaacaagaagaagaagaaacaacTTGTTCTACCGACTGGAGAGACGTTGAAGCAGAAGCTCGGCATTTGTGGTCTTGTTTTGGTGCCTTTTATGATACGTATTGCGATCGTATGCTCTTCTTTGATCGTCTTGCTACACAGCTCCTCAAAGATATAG GCTTACGCAATCCCTCGACTCCATCCCCAAGGTCGGTATCCAAGAAGCTCACATCCCCCCTTCGATGTCTGTCATTGAAGAAAATCCAACATCCTGATGAAGATGACACAGAGAACCTGCAGCAACCAGACAACGATCCATATTTACATCTCGAGACATTATATGTATCTCAATTGTGCTTGACTTGGGAGGCACTCCACTGCCAATACACCCAACTAACCCAACAAATCACATCTCACTCTGATATATCCATGTGTTACAATCATAGTGCTCAGCAGTTCCAGCAGTTTCAGGTTTTGTTGCAACGCTTTATTGAAAATGAACCTTTCCAGCGTGGTCTTAGGCCTGAAATTTATGCTCACACCAGAAATTCTTTCTCCAAACTTCTGCAGGTTCCAAATATATTAG GTCAAGATAGGAAAGAGATGACAGAAGAGGAATCGGAAACGCTGGTACATGCTACAGATCTTATTAGAATTATTGAGAGCTCAATATTAACTTTCCAAATATTCATAAAGATGGACAAGAACAAGTCAAATGGTGTTCGGAATCTATTTGGAGGTCACAACCAGATGCTTACCCCACTTCAACAGGTTCAATCTTCTCTGGAGAAg aagaaagtAAGGTTGAAGGAGATGTGGAACAAGAGAAAAACTGGCAAAAAAAATCTATGGCCTGCAACACAAGAGGAGGTGGAATTGTTACTCGGGCTTATAGATGTAAAGGTGATAAGCAGGGTTCTCAGGATGGTAAAGATTAGCAAAGAGCAATTGTTTTGGAGTGAAGAGAAGATGAAGAAACTAGATTTATCAGCAACAGGAAAACTCCAAAGGGATCCATCTCCCATTCTTTTCCCTTATTGA